The following proteins are co-located in the Dyadobacter chenwenxiniae genome:
- a CDS encoding glycosyltransferase family 4 protein: MHPEHKKQNSKRKITWVTPDYFVDCDFNIEIFKHILRSYDVHWIILLPGKNARFSENDFSELQKLDGLHIEFLYSFHRQRDPRRLGYYLNLLRKINNDKSDVNYFNCVPDPYSMPIFWLLNKRKTIFCAHDGEVTGAFSFAAITKLAFKYSYSYTRFVNMFSKSQALKFKVHYPDSKIFTTYLALKSFGESKPAEEQKDKITFLSFGVINYSKNIEMLIQAACNIYEQGYRNFKVSINGTCANWDYYQEFIRYPELFECQIRMIANNEIPELFSNASYFVQPYRQVSQSGAMKVAFQYNLPVIASDFPGFRDEIVEGVNGYLFDSSDVKNLEKLMIERLEKHDDEYGNLKIRMRKLIEKRYSNAGLAQNYISMFNQVIDSAHATA; this comes from the coding sequence ATGCATCCTGAACACAAAAAGCAGAATTCAAAACGGAAGATCACCTGGGTAACGCCCGACTACTTCGTTGACTGCGATTTTAATATAGAAATTTTCAAACACATTCTGCGGTCGTATGATGTGCATTGGATCATCTTGTTGCCAGGCAAAAACGCCAGGTTTTCGGAAAATGATTTCAGCGAACTCCAGAAGCTGGATGGTCTTCATATCGAATTTCTGTACTCCTTTCACCGGCAACGCGATCCGAGACGACTTGGTTATTATCTGAATTTGCTGCGAAAGATTAATAATGACAAATCTGACGTAAATTATTTCAACTGTGTTCCTGATCCCTATTCAATGCCTATTTTTTGGCTCCTGAATAAACGCAAAACAATTTTCTGTGCACATGATGGCGAAGTTACAGGAGCATTTAGCTTCGCAGCCATCACTAAACTGGCATTCAAATACTCGTATTCATATACCCGGTTTGTGAATATGTTTTCCAAATCCCAGGCGCTAAAATTCAAAGTTCACTATCCCGATTCTAAAATATTTACGACCTATCTCGCTCTTAAATCATTTGGTGAATCCAAGCCAGCCGAAGAACAAAAAGACAAAATAACGTTTTTATCATTTGGGGTAATTAATTACAGCAAGAACATTGAAATGCTCATTCAGGCGGCCTGTAACATTTATGAGCAAGGCTATCGCAATTTCAAGGTTTCCATTAACGGGACCTGCGCAAATTGGGACTACTATCAGGAATTCATCCGTTATCCGGAATTATTTGAATGCCAGATAAGGATGATAGCCAACAATGAAATCCCGGAACTTTTCAGCAATGCATCCTACTTTGTTCAGCCCTACCGGCAAGTCTCCCAGAGTGGTGCCATGAAGGTTGCATTTCAATATAACCTGCCTGTTATCGCATCCGATTTTCCAGGATTCAGAGACGAAATTGTTGAAGGTGTTAACGGATACTTGTTTGATTCTTCCGATGTCAAAAACCTGGAAAAATTGATGATCGAAAGGCTGGAAAAGCACGACGATGAATACGGCAATCTCAAAATCAGGATGCGGAAACTTATTGAAAAACGCTACTCTAACGCCGGTCTAGCACAAAACTATATCAGCATGTTCAACCAGGTAATCGACTCAGCCCATGCAACCGCCTGA
- a CDS encoding flippase, whose amino-acid sequence MVQSVITQKSKQQLTKNVLSLTAVQIATYVMPLISVPVISRIIGPEKYGTINFAAALIMYFTLLISYSFDFSATRKLSKSPDDADLRNQVFSEVFFTQCLLFALSTAAFTVLLFTVEDFKANQTVLIFSYTLCISFLFTQNWLFQAMQDLSKVALFNLVSRLLFTVSIILVVRRNEDYIWQPLLIGMSQTIVGLFSFFWAIQRYKLKFIRIPLSRCMSVLWEEKTIFLSLIFVNLYSSTNTVILGLFQSQEQVGYYTAGQRLIIIAQSVLAMPLAQAFYPYIGKAFGEGRQQGLHVVQKLIPLIVVFIGAASVAMFVLGPFVITLFYGAKFNAAIPVFQILAIVPLLFSLNNVFGIQIMLNLGMDAEFFKISALAAVVSILLNLVLVKQWGYLGTTFNWLATELFILVSMCIVLARKGINPFNKEFFKLSSLSEYIQPLMKKFTQIKAS is encoded by the coding sequence ATGGTTCAATCAGTAATTACGCAAAAATCAAAGCAGCAGCTCACAAAAAATGTGTTGTCCCTCACGGCAGTGCAGATCGCCACATATGTAATGCCGCTCATCTCAGTTCCCGTTATTTCCAGGATCATTGGCCCTGAAAAATACGGAACAATCAATTTTGCTGCTGCATTGATCATGTATTTTACTTTGCTTATCAGTTACAGCTTTGACTTCTCTGCAACGCGGAAATTATCAAAAAGTCCGGACGACGCAGATCTGCGCAACCAGGTATTTAGTGAAGTCTTTTTCACACAGTGCCTTCTGTTTGCACTATCCACAGCTGCCTTCACTGTGTTGCTTTTTACGGTTGAGGATTTCAAGGCAAATCAAACTGTCCTGATATTTTCCTACACATTGTGCATTAGCTTTTTATTCACCCAGAACTGGCTGTTCCAGGCCATGCAGGACTTGTCAAAAGTAGCTCTTTTCAATTTGGTCAGCAGGCTGTTATTTACCGTCTCGATCATTTTGGTGGTGCGTAGGAATGAAGATTATATCTGGCAGCCCCTTTTGATTGGCATGTCACAAACTATTGTTGGCCTGTTTTCATTCTTTTGGGCAATCCAGCGATACAAACTCAAATTTATCCGCATACCATTAAGCAGGTGTATGTCGGTGCTTTGGGAAGAAAAAACCATCTTCCTGTCATTAATATTCGTCAATCTCTATTCAAGTACAAATACCGTAATACTCGGTCTCTTCCAAAGCCAGGAGCAGGTTGGATATTATACGGCCGGACAGCGTCTGATTATCATAGCACAGTCCGTTTTGGCAATGCCCCTGGCGCAAGCGTTTTACCCTTACATAGGGAAAGCATTTGGAGAAGGGCGCCAGCAAGGGCTGCATGTCGTGCAAAAACTAATTCCGCTTATTGTGGTTTTTATAGGCGCTGCGTCGGTGGCAATGTTTGTACTTGGGCCCTTCGTAATAACCCTATTCTATGGAGCAAAATTTAATGCTGCCATTCCGGTCTTCCAAATTTTAGCAATTGTTCCGCTGCTGTTTTCATTGAACAATGTATTTGGCATTCAGATCATGCTCAATTTGGGTATGGACGCTGAATTTTTCAAAATATCTGCCTTGGCTGCAGTGGTCAGCATACTTTTAAATCTGGTACTGGTCAAACAATGGGGCTATCTGGGAACGACATTTAACTGGCTTGCCACTGAGCTGTTTATTCTGGTAAGCATGTGCATCGTACTGGCAAGGAAAGGCATAAATCCATTTAATAAAGAATTCTTTAAGCTTTCGAGCCTCAGTGAGTACATCCAGCCATTGATGAAGAAGTTTACTCAAATAAAGGCCAGCTAA
- a CDS encoding glycosyltransferase family 4 protein, with amino-acid sequence MMQTTISLKNVLHVGPNYIRHKGGMGAVIATYQKHIPGFQFIPSYEGNYNSVLNIPFFALSFLRILWKLFTDRDIKAVHAHGASFGSFYRKYLIFIFSKYIFHKKFVYHLHAAEYHTFYDETNQFAKSLIQHLIKESDCIIVLSESWANFIYDKFQPKKVVVLHNPVEIPSQTKAQSKSDSPITSFLFLGRIGERKGIFDLLDVIVKNRAYYQDKISLTIGGDGEVEKLKNYFKEYQLDHICNYVGWVDGELKQQLLNACDVLILPSYNEGLPIAILEAMSYGKAILSTNVGGIPEVVKDGVNGYVITPGDKLALETNIANLITDKSRLDLMGRQSLKIVSNYDINTVTKRLQNVYDTFIPGTAELQVSKMNTTI; translated from the coding sequence ATGATGCAAACAACTATATCCTTAAAAAATGTGTTGCACGTTGGCCCAAACTATATACGCCACAAAGGCGGAATGGGCGCCGTCATTGCAACTTATCAAAAACATATTCCAGGTTTCCAATTTATCCCGTCTTATGAAGGGAATTATAATTCGGTTCTGAACATTCCGTTTTTTGCGCTATCGTTCCTGAGGATCTTATGGAAATTGTTTACCGACAGGGATATCAAAGCGGTGCACGCTCATGGCGCATCCTTTGGAAGCTTTTACCGGAAATATCTGATATTTATTTTTAGTAAATATATATTTCATAAAAAATTCGTGTACCATTTACACGCTGCCGAGTACCATACATTCTATGATGAAACAAATCAGTTCGCCAAAAGTCTGATCCAGCATTTAATTAAAGAGTCTGATTGCATTATCGTTCTTTCGGAAAGTTGGGCAAATTTTATTTACGACAAATTTCAACCCAAAAAAGTCGTGGTATTGCATAATCCGGTCGAAATTCCTTCACAAACAAAGGCTCAGTCTAAATCTGATTCGCCTATAACATCTTTTCTATTCCTGGGTAGAATAGGAGAAAGAAAAGGAATTTTTGATTTGCTTGACGTCATTGTGAAAAACCGAGCCTATTATCAGGACAAAATATCGTTAACCATCGGCGGTGACGGTGAAGTTGAAAAATTGAAAAATTACTTCAAAGAATATCAGCTCGATCATATCTGTAATTACGTGGGCTGGGTGGATGGCGAATTAAAGCAACAGCTTTTAAATGCATGTGATGTGCTGATTTTGCCGTCCTATAATGAAGGCCTGCCGATTGCGATTTTGGAAGCCATGAGTTATGGCAAGGCAATACTTTCTACAAATGTTGGAGGAATCCCTGAGGTTGTTAAAGATGGGGTCAACGGATATGTTATTACACCAGGTGATAAACTGGCTTTGGAAACAAACATTGCAAACCTGATAACAGATAAATCACGACTGGATTTGATGGGACGTCAATCACTTAAAATAGTGAGTAATTATGACATCAACACCGTAACAAAGCGACTGCAAAATGTATATGACACATTCATTCCCGGCACAGCCGAATTGCAGGTTTCCAAAATGAATACGACAATTTAA
- a CDS encoding serine O-acetyltransferase translates to MVTLYNFIRQDFPANSENTKGKIFGLFFRLSNFHSRNIALRALLSPFRVFYKIFFEWIVGIEIPAAAKIGAGLTVYHFPGIVVHRDVIIGQNCTLRQATTIGNKTDNGRCPVLGNNVNIGANVCILGDITIGDNVVIGAGSVVIKSIPSNSVVVGNPARVVKRVNIDQTVIEEVI, encoded by the coding sequence ATGGTTACTTTATACAATTTTATCAGGCAGGATTTTCCGGCAAATTCGGAAAATACAAAAGGGAAGATTTTCGGACTCTTTTTCAGGTTGTCGAATTTCCATTCACGCAATATCGCACTTCGCGCTTTGCTGAGCCCTTTTCGGGTTTTCTACAAAATATTTTTTGAATGGATTGTCGGCATCGAAATTCCCGCTGCTGCAAAAATTGGTGCTGGATTAACAGTGTACCATTTCCCGGGAATAGTTGTGCATCGTGACGTGATAATCGGGCAAAATTGCACATTACGGCAGGCTACGACAATCGGAAATAAGACTGACAACGGGCGGTGCCCGGTACTCGGAAACAATGTCAACATCGGTGCCAATGTTTGCATACTCGGAGACATTACAATTGGGGACAACGTGGTGATTGGGGCAGGCTCGGTAGTAATTAAAAGCATCCCCTCCAATTCAGTCGTAGTTGGAAATCCCGCAAGAGTGGTAAAACGTGTAAATATTGATCAAACTGTAATTGAAGAAGTCATATGA
- a CDS encoding glycosyltransferase family 2 protein yields the protein MQPPEISVIMPVYNGALFLDDAIQSILDQTFTDFELIIINDGSVDRTEEIIQSYHDPRIIYVKNPSNLRLIKTLNRGVKMARGKYIARMDADDISLPERFALQRAVFESKSDADIVNINAFYLQENGIYFREQKSTINLGPEAIRHLSVLQNFISHPGVMLKSELLKHYEYCDDESKEHIEDFDLWNRMLKDGCICYTIDKSLLYYRDNNNSINHTQKERQLGRMMALTQSLLQTAYKLEIDPESLKIILGEDRALGYGILDRINKQIDGYFNAVNRSHTLSKAACKEMDAWKKQKIVLLSLRSLPHCNMVQKAQVLAYLISHLNWFTNKQLMKFVGRAAYSKYQKRIATGIPAKNEPELAVI from the coding sequence ATGCAACCGCCTGAAATTTCAGTGATCATGCCCGTTTATAACGGCGCACTGTTTCTTGATGACGCTATTCAAAGTATCCTTGACCAGACGTTTACGGATTTCGAATTGATCATTATCAACGATGGAAGCGTCGATCGTACAGAAGAGATCATTCAGTCATATCATGATCCGCGGATCATATATGTGAAAAATCCCTCCAATCTGAGGCTTATCAAAACCCTGAATCGCGGTGTGAAAATGGCCAGGGGGAAATACATTGCCAGGATGGATGCAGATGACATTTCCCTGCCCGAAAGATTTGCATTGCAAAGGGCTGTTTTCGAGTCAAAGTCTGATGCCGATATCGTTAATATCAACGCCTTTTATTTGCAAGAAAATGGCATTTACTTCCGGGAGCAAAAATCCACCATTAACCTGGGTCCGGAGGCCATCAGGCACCTAAGTGTTTTGCAGAATTTTATCTCTCATCCAGGTGTAATGCTGAAAAGCGAGTTATTAAAGCATTATGAGTATTGTGATGATGAATCCAAAGAACACATAGAAGACTTCGATCTTTGGAACAGAATGTTGAAAGACGGTTGCATTTGCTATACCATCGATAAAAGCCTGCTTTACTACCGGGATAACAATAACAGCATTAACCACACGCAAAAAGAGCGGCAGTTGGGAAGAATGATGGCTCTGACGCAAAGCTTGCTACAAACAGCATATAAATTAGAAATAGACCCTGAAAGCCTGAAAATAATACTCGGAGAAGATCGTGCGCTTGGCTATGGCATTCTAGATAGAATCAACAAACAAATCGATGGCTATTTCAACGCTGTAAATCGCAGTCACACATTATCCAAAGCCGCTTGTAAGGAAATGGATGCATGGAAAAAACAGAAAATTGTTTTACTGAGTTTGCGGTCCCTGCCCCATTGTAACATGGTTCAAAAGGCGCAGGTGTTGGCCTATTTAATTTCCCATTTAAACTGGTTCACAAATAAGCAACTAATGAAATTTGTGGGACGCGCTGCATATTCAAAATACCAAAAAAGAATTGCAACGGGTATTCCAGCAAAAAACGAACCTGAGCTCGCCGTCATTTAA
- a CDS encoding epoxide hydrolase family protein, with amino-acid sequence MKNTKEFRVTVSQQALDDLKIRLQNTRWPGEAQGSGWNFGTSEAYLKELVNYWLTRYDWPKQEATLNQYPQYIADVDGVNVHFQYIKGKGENPKPLILTHGWPDSYYRFHKIIPLLTQGDESFDLVIPSIPGFGFSDKIALTTEAVADLWKVLMTENLGYKQFYAAGGDVGMGVTKALVSKYPDVLAGAHFTDLGYPMGQEDPQTMSEAEKQFAQFVQQWWYSEGAYAMVHSTKPQSLAFGLNDSPVGLASWILSFGTAGASPDILEDAFGGRDELLTNVMIYWVTQTISTSMRMYKADAQAQWSGAKPLEKSAVPAGVTIFPREAQFPKEWAERFVNVVSFRRMEKGGHFAALEVPDLFAAELRSFFYHIN; translated from the coding sequence ATGAAAAACACGAAAGAATTTAGGGTTACGGTTTCACAACAAGCGCTCGATGATCTAAAAATCCGGCTGCAAAACACACGCTGGCCGGGCGAAGCCCAGGGTTCAGGCTGGAATTTTGGCACGAGCGAAGCATACCTGAAAGAGCTTGTAAACTATTGGCTTACCAGGTACGACTGGCCGAAGCAGGAGGCAACACTTAACCAATATCCGCAATACATTGCAGATGTGGATGGGGTAAATGTTCACTTTCAATACATTAAGGGAAAAGGTGAAAATCCTAAACCACTTATCCTCACGCACGGCTGGCCGGACAGTTACTATCGGTTTCACAAGATCATTCCGCTTCTGACCCAGGGTGATGAGAGTTTCGATCTGGTGATCCCTTCCATTCCCGGCTTCGGATTTTCCGATAAGATTGCACTGACCACTGAGGCCGTTGCTGATCTGTGGAAAGTGCTGATGACTGAAAACCTGGGCTATAAACAATTTTATGCGGCAGGCGGTGACGTGGGCATGGGAGTGACCAAAGCACTGGTGTCCAAATATCCCGATGTGCTTGCGGGGGCACATTTTACCGATTTGGGATATCCCATGGGTCAGGAAGATCCTCAGACCATGAGCGAAGCCGAAAAGCAGTTTGCGCAGTTTGTGCAGCAGTGGTGGTATAGCGAAGGGGCGTATGCAATGGTGCATTCCACCAAACCCCAATCGCTTGCTTTCGGACTCAATGATTCGCCCGTTGGCCTAGCGAGCTGGATACTCAGCTTTGGCACTGCCGGTGCATCGCCTGACATTTTGGAAGATGCTTTTGGCGGCAGGGATGAGTTGCTGACCAATGTGATGATTTACTGGGTAACGCAGACCATTTCAACGTCCATGCGGATGTATAAGGCTGATGCCCAGGCTCAATGGAGCGGCGCTAAACCTTTGGAAAAGTCTGCCGTGCCAGCCGGCGTCACAATATTTCCGCGAGAAGCACAATTTCCAAAAGAATGGGCAGAACGCTTTGTAAATGTAGTCAGCTTCCGGAGAATGGAGAAAGGGGGACACTTCGCAGCCTTGGAAGTGCCGGACCTATTCGCCGCAGAACTGCGAAGCTTTTTTTATCACATCAATTAG
- a CDS encoding oligosaccharide biosynthesis protein Alg14, whose protein sequence is MKIAAISSGGGHWIELQRIAPAFEDHDVFYISTHKNLGDTVQGRKFYTIPDASRWNKLKLLLVAFEVMKLMIFNRPDIVISTGAAPGVFGILAGKMLGAKTIWLDSIANVEHISLSGKLALHIADRVYTQWPSLADKNIIYAGNVL, encoded by the coding sequence ATGAAAATAGCAGCAATTTCCTCAGGCGGTGGACACTGGATCGAACTTCAACGCATTGCGCCGGCATTTGAAGATCACGATGTTTTTTACATCTCTACTCACAAGAATTTAGGCGATACGGTGCAGGGTCGCAAGTTTTACACCATTCCTGATGCAAGCCGCTGGAACAAGCTTAAACTGCTTTTAGTGGCATTTGAGGTCATGAAGTTGATGATATTCAACAGGCCGGATATCGTGATCTCTACGGGGGCAGCGCCTGGCGTGTTTGGGATTTTAGCCGGAAAAATGCTGGGAGCAAAAACAATATGGCTTGATAGTATAGCCAACGTGGAGCATATCTCTTTAAGTGGCAAATTGGCTCTTCATATTGCAGATCGCGTTTACACGCAGTGGCCTTCGCTCGCAGATAAGAATATCATTTATGCTGGTAACGTACTCTAA
- a CDS encoding acyltransferase family protein, whose amino-acid sequence MQKHQAFLSYGRGFAITTIVCFHFLQPMALPSFMANAINLGGAGVHFFFFASGYGLMNSKYTSGINFFKARFNRVIKPYYLIITGIFLLNIPLNLYDDGWESYLSHIFLFKMFTSQISSFGGHFWYISPLVQFYLAFPILRYLVNRVKPQTALIIATLISLVYSAWVVYIGQTETRQFNSFFLQFLWEFVLGMAICKTDQLERIISKPIALYAVITTASLAITGLLVIYFGSVGKMYNDFFSFIAYLGICIICYRIRLVSNALYYLDSISFPLYLTHVFVISLYSAKLAINNEIHYFDLPILMLLALLVAIAVNYLTGGKTLKSVRLSENRQSI is encoded by the coding sequence ATGCAAAAACATCAGGCGTTTTTGTCCTATGGGCGAGGGTTTGCAATTACAACAATTGTGTGTTTTCACTTTTTGCAACCCATGGCCCTTCCGTCTTTCATGGCGAACGCCATTAACCTGGGCGGAGCAGGAGTACATTTCTTCTTCTTCGCCTCGGGGTATGGCCTTATGAATAGCAAATATACCAGCGGTATAAACTTTTTCAAGGCCAGGTTTAACCGGGTAATCAAGCCTTACTATTTAATCATTACCGGAATATTTCTCTTAAATATTCCGCTCAATTTGTATGACGATGGCTGGGAGAGCTACCTAAGTCATATATTTCTTTTCAAAATGTTCACCTCTCAGATTTCTAGTTTTGGCGGGCATTTCTGGTACATTTCTCCCCTGGTACAATTTTATTTGGCGTTCCCAATTCTTAGGTATTTGGTGAACAGGGTCAAGCCGCAAACTGCACTCATTATAGCAACATTAATTTCATTGGTATATAGTGCTTGGGTTGTATACATTGGCCAGACGGAAACAAGACAGTTCAATAGCTTTTTCCTGCAATTTTTGTGGGAATTCGTATTAGGAATGGCTATTTGCAAAACCGACCAGCTTGAACGGATTATCTCGAAACCAATAGCATTGTATGCGGTCATCACAACCGCATCACTTGCGATAACAGGTCTTCTTGTTATTTATTTTGGATCGGTTGGTAAAATGTATAACGACTTTTTTTCTTTTATAGCCTATCTGGGAATCTGCATCATTTGCTATCGGATCAGACTCGTCTCAAATGCGCTATATTATCTTGATAGTATCTCTTTTCCCCTTTATCTCACACACGTGTTCGTGATAAGCCTGTATAGCGCTAAACTTGCTATAAATAACGAGATCCATTATTTTGATTTGCCGATTTTGATGTTACTTGCTTTGCTGGTTGCAATCGCTGTCAATTACTTAACGGGTGGTAAAACGTTAAAAAGTGTAAGGTTGTCCGAGAATAGGCAGAGCATTTAA
- a CDS encoding T9SS type A sorting domain-containing protein: MSVIVPTVYGQDFQGVSTKRGAEIGLVTFGQETDSNVLGGGKLVDGYVRKKGAKGFIFPVGDNGTLRPFKASGDQTIGAYFQSDPGAMNGELPTDGPFATSALQIDVSAVSKKEFWDINGNESTNITLTWNASSEIENLLKKEALNKLTIVGWRSGKWERIPSVTDNVSILGGSSTVTSGSITSDAAFSPDNYAVYSIGLIAQDALPVVLASFNATAVEQTAVLEWATVSEVNANYFSIERSADAKSWAEVGNMSVSSKTAPGTTPNAVYQFTDQNPLQGSNYYRLKMADLDGSFAYSQIRDLHFGNGNTISFYPNPVSDTFYLTGVNASQVRNATLFDRSGKAMKMITDIGNGISVVNVPQGIYMLRVTTKNGMSSSQKVLIEH; the protein is encoded by the coding sequence ATGAGCGTTATTGTCCCTACGGTCTACGGGCAGGACTTTCAAGGCGTTTCTACCAAGCGCGGCGCGGAGATAGGGCTCGTGACTTTTGGCCAGGAAACAGATTCTAATGTCTTGGGTGGGGGAAAGCTCGTTGATGGCTATGTCAGAAAGAAAGGAGCGAAGGGCTTCATCTTTCCAGTTGGTGACAATGGCACCCTTCGCCCTTTCAAAGCCTCAGGGGATCAAACCATTGGCGCATATTTCCAATCGGATCCTGGTGCCATGAACGGCGAGCTTCCGACGGATGGCCCTTTCGCAACCTCAGCATTGCAAATAGATGTCAGCGCAGTAAGTAAAAAAGAATTTTGGGACATCAACGGAAATGAAAGTACAAACATTACCCTGACCTGGAACGCCTCCAGCGAAATCGAAAACCTGCTTAAAAAAGAAGCATTGAATAAACTGACCATTGTCGGATGGAGATCAGGGAAATGGGAAAGGATTCCATCCGTTACCGACAATGTGTCCATTTTGGGTGGGTCAAGTACCGTGACTTCGGGCTCGATAACATCGGATGCAGCATTCTCGCCAGATAATTATGCGGTCTATTCAATCGGGCTGATTGCCCAAGACGCGTTGCCTGTAGTTCTGGCCAGCTTCAATGCGACCGCCGTTGAGCAGACTGCGGTCCTGGAATGGGCAACGGTGTCAGAAGTGAATGCAAATTATTTCAGCATCGAGCGTAGTGCGGATGCAAAGAGCTGGGCGGAAGTTGGTAATATGTCTGTTTCTTCCAAGACAGCTCCGGGAACCACTCCAAACGCTGTATACCAATTTACCGATCAGAATCCCCTTCAAGGATCTAATTACTACCGCCTAAAAATGGCGGATTTGGACGGGTCTTTCGCTTACAGCCAGATAAGAGATTTACACTTCGGTAACGGTAATACAATTTCTTTTTATCCGAACCCTGTATCGGACACGTTTTACCTGACCGGCGTCAATGCAAGTCAGGTCAGAAATGCAACATTGTTTGACCGGAGCGGAAAGGCCATGAAAATGATCACCGATATTGGCAATGGCATTTCAGTAGTTAATGTGCCACAGGGAATCTATATGCTCCGCGTCACAACTAAGAACGGAATGTCCAGTTCTCAAAAAGTTTTAATTGAACATTAG
- a CDS encoding glycosyltransferase family 2 protein codes for MKFSIGIPAYKTVFFKECIDSVLNQEYTDFELIIVDDNSPNDIRSIVDLYDSDKIQYIRNEKNFGALHVVDNWNKCLSLAKGEFFILLGDDDRMRPNYLSEFANLIEKYPTCGVYHCRSVIIDENSEPITLTEPRPEFESVYDAILQRIMGKRHFFISDYVYRTSTLKSNGGFYKLPLAWASDDISSYIGSMQNGIAHTNEPVFEYRLNTHSISSNGSLNNKLAAIKGEEDWLTNFLQKDPHHPVDAILKENIQSEVKKFIQKKKIRTICDSNGNNPLSLVKWRLQDTGKNLSLQEFIYALILSYKERRKYRYAS; via the coding sequence ATGAAATTTAGCATAGGCATTCCCGCTTACAAGACCGTATTCTTTAAAGAATGTATCGATAGTGTATTGAATCAAGAATATACTGATTTCGAACTCATCATTGTCGATGACAATTCACCGAATGACATCCGATCCATTGTAGATCTTTACGATTCTGACAAAATACAATATATCAGAAACGAAAAGAATTTTGGCGCCCTTCATGTTGTAGATAACTGGAATAAATGCCTCTCTCTTGCAAAAGGTGAATTTTTTATCCTCCTGGGTGATGACGATAGAATGCGGCCCAACTATCTGTCTGAGTTCGCTAATTTAATTGAGAAATATCCCACATGTGGTGTATATCACTGCCGCTCAGTGATTATTGATGAAAACTCAGAACCGATTACGCTTACCGAGCCCCGCCCTGAATTTGAAAGTGTATATGATGCCATTTTGCAGCGCATTATGGGCAAGCGTCATTTTTTCATTTCCGACTACGTTTACCGAACCAGCACGCTTAAAAGCAACGGAGGGTTTTATAAGCTGCCACTGGCCTGGGCATCGGACGACATATCGTCCTATATAGGCTCCATGCAGAATGGTATCGCCCATACCAACGAGCCGGTATTCGAATACCGATTAAATACACATTCCATTTCCTCCAACGGCAGCCTTAATAACAAGCTTGCAGCAATCAAGGGAGAGGAAGACTGGCTGACCAATTTTCTTCAAAAAGATCCTCACCATCCTGTGGACGCCATTTTGAAAGAAAATATTCAAAGTGAAGTCAAAAAATTCATACAGAAAAAGAAGATACGGACAATCTGCGATTCCAACGGAAACAATCCACTCTCGCTGGTCAAATGGCGATTGCAGGACACCGGAAAAAACCTTTCACTGCAGGAATTTATATATGCTTTGATTTTAAGTTATAAAGAAAGAAGAAAGTACAGATATGCATCCTGA